From one Triticum aestivum cultivar Chinese Spring chromosome 4B, IWGSC CS RefSeq v2.1, whole genome shotgun sequence genomic stretch:
- the LOC543023 gene encoding pollen allergen Phl p 5.0101, whose amino-acid sequence MAVQLQRTVALFLAVALVAGPAVSYAADAGYAPATPAPATPATAGYGPATPAPASPAPATPAGGYAPKGPAGTQPKATTEEQNVMEQVNNAFKAAVAAAAVVPGPDKYKKFTDTYIPDVDRAIADVFKGSNASTFTAKIGMAQKLAYDSADGATPEAKYDSFIAILSESLRIIAGTLEIHGVKPATEEVKGPIPAAEMQAVNQIDTAFRIAATAADAAPVNDKFTVFESAFDKAIKETTGGAYAGYKFVPALESAVKKAYAATVAEAPEVKFTVFEAALTRTIAAMCVAAKGAAGASNGTDAAGGYKAPAAEAATATPTPAAEAAAATTTPTPAAAAGGYKAPAAEAAAATTTPTPAAAAGGYKAPAAEAAAATATPAAAAGGY is encoded by the coding sequence ATGGCGGTGCAGCTGCAGCGCACGGTGGCGCTCTTCCTGGCCGTCGCCCTTGTGGCGGGGCCAGCCGTCTCCTACGCCGCCGATGCCGGCTACGCCCCCGCCACCCCGGCCCCCGCCACCCCTGCCACTGCCGGCTACGGCCCCGCCACCCCGGCCCCCGCCTCCCCTGCCCCCGCCACCCCTGCCGGCGGCTACGCCCCTAAAGGGCCAGCTGGGACGCAGCCCAAGGCGACGACCGAGGAGCAGAATGTGATGGAGCAGGTGAACAACGCCTTCAAGGCGGCCGtggcggccgccgccgtcgtccctgGGCCGGACAAGTACAAGAAGTTCACCGACACCTACATCCCGGACGTGGACAGGGCTATAGCGGACGTCTTCAAGGGGTCCAACGCCTCAACTTTCACCGCCAAGATCGGCATGGCCCAGAAGCTCGCCTACGACTCCGCCGACGGCGCCACCCCCGAGgccaagtacgactccttcatcgcCATCCTCAGCGAGTCCCTCCGCATCATCGCCGGCACCCTCGAGATCCACGGCGTCAAGCCCGCCACCGAGGAGGTCAAGGGCCCCATCCCCGCCGCCGAGATGCAGGCCGTCAACCAGATCGACACCGCCTTCAGgattgccgccaccgccgccgacgctgcCCCCGTCAACGACAAGTTCACCGTCTTCGAGTCCGCCTTCGACAAGGCCATCAAGGAGACCACTGGCGGCGCATACGCGGGCTACAAGTTCGTCCCTGCCCTCGAGTCCGCCGTCAAGAAGGCCTACGCCGCCACCGTTGCCGAGGCGCCCGAGGTCAAGTTCACCGTCTTTGAGGCCGCCCTCACCAGGACCATCGCCGCCATGTGCGTCGCAGCCAAGGGCGCCGCCGGCGCCTCTAACGGAACTGATGCTGCCGGTGGCTACAAAGCTCCCGCCGCAGAAGCAGCAACCGCCACTCCCACTCCcgccgccgaagcagcagcagcaaccaccactcccactcccgccgccgctgccggtggCTACAAAGCTCCcgccgccgaagcagcagcagcaaccaccaCTCCCACTCCCGCTGCCGCTGCCGGTGGCTACAAAGCTCCcgccgccgaagcagcagcagcaaccgccactcccgccgccgctgccggtggCTACTAG